A stretch of the Actinoalloteichus fjordicus genome encodes the following:
- a CDS encoding RNA polymerase sigma factor, giving the protein MRAEEEEQFRVFAREKAASLRRMAYLVCGDWHLAEDLVQTTLIKLHGAWSRVQRKDTVHRYVHTVLMRCWLDEFRRPWRRREHRDGVVPEVVDPAVDPASAGQRDWAKGVVHRALASVPPRQRAVLVLRYFEDLSVAESAAILRCSEGTVKSQTSRGLTALRAAMERQDEDLPRLAVEGMAW; this is encoded by the coding sequence ATGCGAGCCGAGGAAGAGGAACAGTTCCGCGTCTTCGCCAGAGAGAAGGCGGCGTCGTTACGTCGAATGGCCTACCTGGTGTGCGGTGACTGGCACCTCGCCGAGGATCTCGTCCAGACGACGCTGATCAAGCTGCACGGCGCATGGTCGCGAGTGCAGCGCAAGGACACCGTGCACCGGTACGTCCACACCGTGTTGATGCGCTGCTGGCTCGACGAGTTCCGGCGCCCGTGGCGGCGTCGAGAGCACCGCGACGGCGTCGTCCCGGAGGTCGTGGACCCGGCCGTCGACCCGGCCTCGGCCGGGCAGCGCGACTGGGCCAAGGGCGTCGTGCATCGCGCGCTGGCCAGCGTGCCACCGCGTCAGCGGGCGGTCCTGGTGCTGCGGTACTTCGAGGATCTCTCGGTCGCCGAGTCCGCCGCGATCCTGCGGTGCTCAGAGGGAACGGTCAAGAGCCAGACGTCCCGAGGGCTGACGGCCCTGCGGGCGGCGATGGAACGCCAGGACGAGGACCTGCCTCGGCTGGCCGTGGAAGGGATGGCGTGGTGA
- a CDS encoding MerR family transcriptional regulator: protein MMFTIGRLSEIAGVSIRTIRHYHQIGLLAEPARDEYGHRRYGSAELIMVLRVRRLVEIGFALREIGDLLDAPAETLRASLDELDAELASRQERLATRRAALARFRELDRDPRLPDAVANAQTMLAAWGLSPTAIEAERDIVLLASAVLRPALVDRSGSAEPGARSGPIDDAETSMAKALFDDVYTRLIGVDGGRVSRAIYAEMEAVRDLPADHPRVDALIEASTAFLHRHAELLRHWGDSQWQAAPSLSEAMVTTLFEDFVGSLPPAHVRLIRSLQRVFADLDAAPADPDTI from the coding sequence ATGATGTTCACCATCGGGCGGCTGAGCGAGATCGCCGGGGTCTCGATCCGCACCATCCGCCACTACCACCAGATCGGCCTGCTGGCCGAGCCCGCCCGCGACGAATACGGACACCGACGCTACGGCTCCGCCGAGCTGATCATGGTGCTGCGGGTGCGGCGCCTGGTCGAGATCGGCTTCGCCCTCCGCGAGATCGGCGACCTGCTCGACGCGCCCGCCGAGACGCTGCGGGCCTCGCTGGACGAACTCGACGCCGAGCTGGCGAGCAGGCAGGAACGGCTGGCGACGCGGCGGGCCGCCCTGGCGCGCTTCCGCGAGCTGGACCGAGACCCCCGACTCCCGGATGCGGTGGCGAACGCCCAGACGATGCTGGCTGCCTGGGGACTCTCGCCCACCGCCATCGAGGCGGAGCGAGACATCGTGCTCCTGGCCTCGGCGGTGCTGCGTCCCGCACTGGTCGATCGGTCGGGATCGGCCGAGCCCGGCGCGCGGTCCGGACCGATCGACGACGCCGAGACGTCGATGGCGAAAGCCCTGTTCGACGACGTCTACACCCGGCTGATCGGCGTGGACGGCGGCCGGGTGAGTCGAGCGATCTATGCGGAGATGGAGGCCGTCCGGGATCTGCCTGCGGACCATCCCCGCGTCGACGCGCTCATCGAAGCCTCCACCGCGTTCCTGCACCGGCATGCCGAGCTGCTGCGGCACTGGGGAGACAGCCAGTGGCAGGCTGCCCCCTCGCTCTCCGAGGCGATGGTCACCACCCTGTTCGAAGACTTCGTTGGCTCGTTGCCGCCCGCCCACGTCCGGCTCATCCGCTCCCTGCAACGGGTCTTCGCCGACCTGGACGCCGCGCCTGCGGACCCCGACACCATCTGA
- a CDS encoding MFS transporter, with protein sequence MNRIVVFFLGADFASLLGNSVIAVALPWLVFQRTGDAAATGTVAAVTAIPALLAAFFGGLLIDKFGRRRMSIVADLGSALSVAALPAVDAVFGLDLGLFILLGVLGALFDVPGLTARDALLPDIASAGRIDLDRLAGIRESLFAVSFLAGPALAGLALTLFPIEAVIWSAAVMPALAALFTSLLPAEVGRVRRLSANEANGAADPAERGTRGLLVGFRIIIRSSLLSALTILSIGSVLVMGPLQALVLPVYFAEAGAPDLLGYTVSAMALGMLGGSVAYAVLAARISRRAVFLTALACCSFGLAIVAFLPPFLLLALGLLLVGIGSGLLGPLVPVLFAERVPEASRGRVMGVQNAATLAVMPLGVMAAGLLIEGASLRVATAVIAGSWLLVGVYAILARGMRDLDTVKDEPVLVGDEGEGMLVGQKDEPRLVDDKDEPRLVDDATGGGR encoded by the coding sequence ATGAATCGCATCGTCGTGTTCTTCCTCGGCGCGGACTTCGCCTCCCTGCTCGGCAACTCGGTGATCGCCGTCGCGCTGCCCTGGCTGGTCTTCCAGCGGACCGGCGATGCCGCCGCGACGGGCACGGTCGCCGCCGTCACCGCGATCCCCGCCCTGCTCGCCGCGTTCTTCGGCGGCCTGCTCATCGACAAGTTCGGGCGCAGGAGGATGAGCATCGTCGCCGACCTCGGCAGCGCGCTGAGCGTCGCGGCCCTCCCGGCCGTGGACGCCGTGTTCGGCCTGGACCTCGGCCTGTTCATCCTGCTGGGCGTCCTCGGGGCACTGTTCGACGTCCCCGGCCTGACGGCGCGGGACGCGCTGCTGCCGGACATCGCCTCGGCCGGGCGGATCGACCTCGATCGGCTGGCGGGCATCCGCGAGTCCCTGTTCGCGGTGTCGTTCCTGGCAGGCCCGGCGCTGGCCGGGCTCGCGCTGACCCTGTTCCCGATCGAGGCGGTGATCTGGTCGGCGGCGGTGATGCCCGCCCTGGCCGCCCTGTTCACCAGCCTGCTGCCCGCCGAGGTCGGTCGGGTGCGCCGCCTCTCGGCGAACGAGGCCAACGGAGCCGCCGATCCCGCCGAGCGCGGTACGAGGGGCCTGCTCGTCGGATTCCGCATCATCATCCGGTCGTCACTGCTGTCCGCCCTGACCATCCTGAGCATCGGATCGGTGCTGGTCATGGGTCCGCTGCAAGCCCTGGTGCTGCCCGTTTACTTTGCCGAGGCAGGCGCCCCCGACCTGCTGGGTTACACGGTGAGCGCGATGGCCCTCGGGATGCTCGGGGGCTCGGTGGCCTATGCGGTGCTGGCCGCGCGCATCAGTCGTCGCGCCGTCTTCCTGACCGCCCTCGCCTGCTGCTCGTTCGGACTCGCCATCGTGGCGTTCCTGCCGCCCTTCCTGCTGTTGGCCCTCGGCCTGCTCCTCGTCGGGATCGGCTCCGGACTGCTGGGTCCGCTCGTGCCGGTGTTGTTCGCCGAGCGGGTGCCCGAGGCCTCGCGAGGCCGGGTCATGGGCGTGCAGAATGCGGCGACGCTGGCCGTCATGCCCCTGGGCGTCATGGCCGCCGGGCTGCTGATCGAAGGGGCGAGCCTGCGGGTCGCCACGGCGGTGATCGCGGGTTCATGGCTGCTCGTCGGGGTCTACGCCATCCTGGCCAGGGGCATGCGCGACCTCGACACTGTGAAGGACGAGCCCGTGCTCGTCGGCGATGAGGGCGAAGGCATGCTCGTCGGACAGAAGGACGAGCCCCGGCTCGTCGACGACAAGGACGAGCCCCGGCTCGTCGACGACGCGACGGGAGGCGGGCGATGA
- a CDS encoding TetR/AcrR family transcriptional regulator: MTSASTPKGERRRQALVQAAADLLVEGGFDVVRHRAVAERAGVPLASTTYYFSSLDDLLAEAVKHTAHVELTRARDRLGELAERRRSVDTVVELMLDLLLGSATRGSQSELILVRYERLVTTGRRPALAPLIRELGQDLSEVLSEAFTRSAMPVDRAGLARLIALVDGAVVNALIDSDPDPRSAAREMLRAELVRLYPDS; encoded by the coding sequence ATGACGAGCGCGAGCACCCCCAAGGGGGAACGACGCAGGCAGGCCTTGGTCCAGGCGGCGGCCGACCTGCTGGTGGAGGGCGGCTTCGACGTCGTGCGGCATCGAGCGGTGGCCGAGCGGGCGGGCGTCCCCCTGGCCTCGACCACCTATTACTTCTCCTCACTGGATGACCTGCTCGCCGAGGCCGTCAAGCACACGGCACACGTCGAGCTGACCCGCGCCAGGGACCGCCTCGGCGAGCTGGCCGAGCGCCGACGCAGTGTGGACACGGTGGTGGAGCTGATGCTCGACCTGCTGCTCGGCTCCGCCACGCGCGGCAGCCAGTCGGAGTTGATCCTCGTTCGCTACGAGCGGCTGGTCACCACCGGACGCAGGCCCGCCCTCGCTCCGCTGATCAGGGAACTCGGTCAGGACCTGAGCGAGGTGCTCTCGGAGGCCTTCACCCGCTCGGCGATGCCCGTCGATCGTGCCGGGCTGGCTCGACTGATCGCGCTGGTCGACGGCGCCGTGGTCAACGCACTGATCGACAGCGATCCGGATCCCCGGTCGGCGGCCAGGGAGATGCTGCGAGCCGAGCTGGTCCGGCTCTACCCGGATTCCTGA
- a CDS encoding DMT family transporter produces the protein MAWLVLIISGVFEAGWAISLKLSNGFSRLWPTVSFAVLAAVSFSGLAWALRELPVGPAYAVWTGIGASLTAIIGMIWLGDSVSTLKIVSLVLIVAGIIGLNLAGGGH, from the coding sequence ATGGCGTGGCTGGTGTTGATCATCTCCGGGGTGTTCGAGGCGGGCTGGGCGATCTCGTTGAAGCTGTCGAACGGCTTCTCCCGGCTGTGGCCGACGGTGAGCTTCGCCGTCCTGGCGGCCGTCAGTTTCAGCGGCCTGGCCTGGGCGCTGCGCGAACTGCCGGTCGGCCCCGCCTACGCGGTCTGGACCGGCATCGGTGCGTCGCTCACCGCGATCATCGGGATGATCTGGCTCGGGGACTCTGTCTCGACCCTCAAGATCGTCTCGCTGGTGCTGATCGTCGCGGGAATCATCGGGCTGAATCTTGCAGGCGGCGGTCACTGA
- a CDS encoding SigE family RNA polymerase sigma factor — protein sequence MDQREEQEFATYFAARREAVRRMAYLLCGDWHRADDLAQTAFVTLHRRWHKIRDREALDAYVRRVVVRAMIDETRRPWRREHFVDQLPDQPDSAPGTADRVATRQTLLAGLQQVAPRQRAVLVLRFLEGLDVSGVAAVLGCTEGTVKSQTARGLESLRSVLGDALDDLRSAS from the coding sequence GTGGACCAGCGTGAGGAGCAGGAGTTCGCGACGTACTTCGCGGCTCGGCGGGAGGCGGTGCGTCGGATGGCATATCTGCTGTGCGGCGACTGGCATCGTGCGGACGACCTCGCTCAGACTGCCTTCGTGACGCTGCATCGTCGGTGGCACAAGATCCGCGACCGTGAGGCGTTGGACGCCTATGTCCGCCGGGTCGTGGTCCGGGCGATGATCGACGAGACGCGGCGGCCGTGGCGACGAGAGCACTTCGTCGACCAGCTGCCCGACCAGCCGGACAGCGCGCCGGGGACGGCGGACCGGGTCGCCACCAGGCAGACCCTGTTGGCCGGGCTTCAGCAGGTCGCGCCCCGGCAGCGCGCCGTGCTGGTGCTGAGGTTCCTGGAGGGTCTGGACGTGTCGGGCGTGGCAGCGGTGCTGGGCTGCACGGAGGGCACGGTGAAGAGTCAGACCGCCCGAGGTCTGGAGTCGCTGCGGAGTGTTCTCGGCGACGCTTTGGATGATCTGAGGTCGGCATCATGA
- a CDS encoding threonine aldolase family protein, whose product MTKLPPIDLRSDTVTRPDKTMRNAMADAEVGDDVLDGDPTMRALEERVAGLLGTAAALWVPTGCMGNAIALMLHLRRGDVFLAAEHAHVLHNELGTAAWLAGGMPRTLPWTDGAGRLSPSDVAEAAAAEGPYYSLRTTLLCLENTHNAAGGVVTPPDEHALLVSAASAGGLRVHLDGARLWHAAIAMEVPPAALTVGVDTVQVCLSKGLGAPVGSVIAGSVEFIAEARRVRKMLGGGVRQGGVLAAAGLVALDRIDQLGKDHANATFLAKGLVELGWEVDLPQTNIVLASVADVRSTLERLASQGVLATPMAGRVRFVTHRDVTRSDLRTVLRRIAR is encoded by the coding sequence GTGACCAAACTACCGCCTATCGATCTCCGATCCGACACCGTCACCCGCCCCGACAAGACCATGCGCAACGCCATGGCCGATGCCGAGGTCGGCGACGACGTCCTCGACGGCGACCCCACCATGCGCGCATTGGAGGAGCGCGTGGCAGGCCTGCTCGGCACGGCCGCCGCCCTCTGGGTCCCGACCGGATGCATGGGCAACGCCATCGCGCTGATGCTCCACCTCCGGCGGGGCGACGTCTTCCTCGCCGCCGAGCACGCGCACGTCCTGCACAACGAGCTGGGCACCGCCGCCTGGCTGGCGGGCGGGATGCCCCGCACCCTGCCGTGGACCGACGGAGCGGGTCGTCTCTCGCCGTCGGACGTGGCCGAGGCCGCCGCCGCCGAGGGGCCGTACTACTCGCTGCGCACCACGCTGCTGTGCCTGGAGAACACGCACAACGCCGCGGGCGGGGTCGTGACGCCGCCCGACGAGCACGCGCTGCTCGTGTCGGCCGCCTCGGCGGGCGGGCTGCGGGTACATCTGGACGGGGCTCGGCTGTGGCATGCCGCGATCGCGATGGAGGTGCCGCCTGCCGCCCTGACCGTCGGCGTCGACACCGTCCAGGTCTGCCTGAGCAAGGGGCTCGGGGCGCCCGTCGGATCGGTCATCGCCGGTTCCGTCGAGTTCATCGCCGAGGCCCGTCGCGTCCGCAAGATGCTGGGCGGCGGCGTCCGACAGGGCGGCGTCCTCGCAGCGGCGGGCCTGGTCGCCCTGGACCGGATCGACCAGCTCGGCAAGGACCACGCGAACGCGACCTTCCTGGCCAAGGGCCTGGTCGAACTGGGCTGGGAGGTCGATCTGCCGCAGACCAACATCGTGCTCGCCTCGGTAGCCGACGTCCGATCGACGCTGGAGCGGCTCGCGAGCCAGGGAGTCCTCGCAACGCCCATGGCCGGCCGGGTCCGCTTCGTCACTCACCGAGACGTCACCCGCAGCGACCTGCGAACAGTGCTGCGCCGAATCGCCCGCTGA
- a CDS encoding HAD-IA family hydrolase — protein MPTTEPDIRWVVFDYGEVISRRTAALPELAATLGVTPQRFEEAYWAVRDPYDRGCADLDYWRSVGDQLGVEVDEDVSATLTGIDVAGWLHTDAATLALLAELDESGVPLALLSNAPTTFARTAEQQPWTRHFRTLVFSGDLGIAKPDPAIWRGLVETLGTEPGHCLFLDDRQTNVVGARTAGLWAEAWNDAASIRRRLTELGVLG, from the coding sequence ATGCCGACGACCGAACCCGACATCCGCTGGGTGGTATTCGACTACGGAGAGGTGATCAGCCGCCGCACGGCTGCCCTGCCCGAGCTGGCCGCCACGCTCGGCGTCACCCCGCAGCGGTTCGAAGAGGCCTACTGGGCCGTCCGTGATCCGTACGACCGGGGTTGCGCGGACCTCGACTACTGGCGATCCGTGGGCGACCAGCTGGGGGTCGAGGTGGACGAGGACGTCTCCGCCACGCTGACCGGGATCGACGTCGCAGGCTGGCTGCACACGGATGCGGCGACCCTGGCGCTGCTCGCGGAACTGGACGAGAGCGGCGTGCCGTTAGCGCTGCTCTCCAACGCGCCGACGACCTTCGCGCGGACCGCCGAGCAGCAGCCGTGGACCCGGCACTTCCGCACCCTCGTGTTCTCGGGTGACCTCGGCATCGCCAAGCCCGACCCCGCGATCTGGCGCGGCCTCGTCGAGACGCTCGGCACCGAGCCCGGTCACTGCCTCTTCCTCGACGACCGTCAGACGAACGTGGTCGGCGCCAGGACGGCCGGTCTGTGGGCCGAGGCCTGGAACGACGCGGCGAGCATCCGCCGTCGGTTGACGGAGCTGGGCGTACTCGGCTGA
- a CDS encoding aminotransferase class I/II-fold pyridoxal phosphate-dependent enzyme, whose translation MPAALDPLRVATRAQVAPFYVMNVVSAAAKRAREHGDVVSLVAGQPSSPAPTAVRAAAAEALNTTTLGYTEQLGTQELRAAVAGHYRTRYDLAVAPQDVVVTSGASGAFLLAFLACFEAGDRVALARPGYPAYRNILRALGCEVVELPTGPETRFQPTAAMLAALDEPVRGLIVASPANPTGSVVSPAELGALSDWCGANGVRLISDEIYHGISYGAETASAWQFSRDAVVVHSFSKYWSMTGWRLGWALVPEGLRSAVSALAGNFTVCPSSLAQQAALAAFTPESYAEADAQVVRYRTNRDLLLRGLSELGITRVAPADGAFYVYADVSHLTEDSMGFCEHLLADTGVAVVPGIDFDPIDGGRFVRMSVAGSTEDVAEALRRLGPWLARRS comes from the coding sequence ATGCCAGCAGCACTCGATCCACTGCGCGTCGCGACCCGAGCGCAGGTTGCACCCTTCTACGTGATGAACGTCGTCTCGGCCGCCGCGAAGCGGGCCAGAGAGCACGGCGACGTGGTGTCACTCGTGGCGGGGCAGCCCTCCTCACCCGCCCCCACCGCCGTTCGCGCCGCCGCCGCCGAGGCGTTGAACACCACCACCCTCGGCTACACCGAGCAGCTGGGAACGCAGGAGCTGCGGGCCGCCGTCGCGGGCCATTACCGGACCCGTTACGACCTGGCCGTCGCCCCGCAGGACGTCGTCGTCACCTCGGGTGCCTCCGGCGCGTTCCTGCTCGCGTTCCTCGCCTGTTTCGAGGCGGGCGACCGAGTGGCACTGGCCCGACCCGGCTACCCGGCCTATCGCAACATCCTCCGCGCCCTGGGCTGCGAGGTCGTCGAGCTGCCCACCGGCCCCGAGACCCGGTTCCAGCCGACGGCGGCCATGCTGGCGGCACTGGACGAGCCGGTGCGCGGGCTGATCGTGGCGAGCCCGGCCAATCCGACCGGCAGCGTGGTGAGCCCCGCCGAACTGGGCGCGCTGTCCGACTGGTGCGGGGCCAACGGCGTCCGGCTGATCAGCGACGAGATCTATCACGGCATCTCCTACGGTGCCGAGACCGCGTCGGCCTGGCAGTTCAGCCGGGACGCCGTCGTCGTGCACTCCTTCTCGAAGTACTGGTCGATGACGGGCTGGCGGCTGGGCTGGGCACTGGTGCCCGAGGGCCTGCGGTCGGCCGTCTCGGCGTTGGCGGGCAACTTCACCGTCTGCCCGTCCTCGCTGGCCCAGCAGGCGGCGCTCGCCGCGTTCACCCCGGAGAGCTATGCCGAGGCCGATGCACAGGTCGTCCGCTATCGCACGAATCGAGACCTGCTGCTGCGCGGACTGAGCGAGCTGGGCATCACCCGAGTCGCCCCGGCCGACGGGGCGTTCTACGTCTACGCCGACGTCTCGCACCTCACCGAGGACAGCATGGGCTTCTGCGAGCACCTGCTGGCCGACACCGGGGTGGCCGTCGTACCGGGGATCGACTTCGACCCGATCGACGGCGGCCGCTTCGTGCGCATGTCGGTGGCCGGTTCGACGGAGGATGTCGCCGAGGCCCTGCGCAGGCTGGGCCCGTGGCTGGCCCGCCGCAGCTGA